A region of Mauremys mutica isolate MM-2020 ecotype Southern chromosome 2, ASM2049712v1, whole genome shotgun sequence DNA encodes the following proteins:
- the LOC123364399 gene encoding C-C chemokine receptor type 8-like has product MMNNSTESNLLSTLDDDYYYPEFGSVCSTENIKIFGSVFFLVLYCVVFVFGLVGNSLVICVLIVCKKLTSMTDVYLLNLAISDLLFVFSLPFLAHYASDQWTFGNAMCKTICGVYYIGFYSSIFFITLMSIDRYLAIVHAVYALKVRTTMLSTVISLAIWSVAILASIPNIFFIQEFNEEGSVKCAPYYQDNRTTWKLLTNSKVNVLGLLIPLGILIFCYSHILKNLQRCMNRNKYKAMKLVFVVVVVFFLFWAPFNIALFMDSLRSLHIIDDCGTSKSLDLALQVTEIISFIHCCLNPVIYAFVGEKFKKYLHEIFRKHARFLLICKDHSVFQNHYSISSMRTQSSHSSVIDPVI; this is encoded by the coding sequence ATGATGAATAATTCAACTGAGTCGAATCTTCTCTCTACTcttgatgatgattattattatcCTGAGTTTGGCTCCGTCTGCAGCACAGAGAATATCAAGATCTTTGGATCAGTATTTTTTCTAGTCCTTTACTGTGTGGTGTTCGTGTTCGGCTTGGTGGGAAACAGCTTGGTCATTTGCGTTCTGATAGTTTGCAAGAAACTGACCAGCATGACTGATGTGTATTTGCTGAACCTCGCCATCTCTGACCTGCTTTTTgttttctccctccccttcctggctcatTATGCTTCAGACCAATGGACTTTTGGAAATGCAATGTGTAAAACAATATGTGGAGTTTACTACATTGGCTTCTACAGCAGCATATTCTTCATAACCCTCATGAGCATAGATAGGTACTTAGCCATCGTCCATGCTGTGTACGCTCTGAAAGTTCGAACAACCATGCTCAGCACTGTTATAAGCCTCGCCATTTGGTCAGTGGCCATTTTAGCTTCAATACCAAATATCTTTTTTATCCAAGAATTTAATGAAGAGGGCAGTGTGAAGTGTGCTCCTTATTACCAAGATAATAGGACTACTTGGAAACTTTTAACCAATTCTAAAGTCAATGTTTTGGGCCTCTTGATCCCGCTTGGCATTCTCATTTTCTgctactcccacatcttgaaaaaTCTGCAGAGATGCATGAACCGAAACAAGTATAAAGCGATGAagctggtttttgttgttgtagttgtgtttTTCCTCTTCTGGGCACCCTTCAACATTGCGCTTTTTATGGACTCTTTGCGAAGCCTGCACATCATAGATGACTGTGGGACGAGCAAAAGCCTAGACCTGGCCCTTCAAGTGACTGAAATCATCTCCTTCATCCACTGCTGCCTGAACCCAGTGATCTACGCTTTTGTGGGTGAAAAGTTTAAGAAATACCTTCATGAAATATTCAGAAAACATGCAAGATTCTTATTGATTTGCAAAGACCACAGTGTCTTTCAGAATCACTATAGCATCTCTTCTATGCGCACCCAGTCCTCGCATTCTTCTGTTATTGACCCTGTCATATAA